A region from the Papio anubis isolate 15944 chromosome 6, Panubis1.0, whole genome shotgun sequence genome encodes:
- the LOC101013677 gene encoding histone H3.1 gives MARTKQTARKSTGGKAPRKQLATKAARKSAPATGGVKKPHRYRPGTVALREIRRYQKSTELLIRKLPFQRLVREIAQDFKTDLRFQSSAVMALQEACEAYLVGLFEDTNLCAIHAKRVTIMPKDIQLARRIRGERA, from the coding sequence ATGGCTCGTACTAAGCAAACTGCTCGGAAGTCTACTGGTGGCAAGGCGCCACGCAAACAGTTGGCCACTAAGGCAGCCCGCAAGAGTGCTCCGGCCACCGGCGGTGTGAAAAAACCCCACCGTTACCGGCCCGGTACTGTGGCTCTGCGCGAGATCCGCCGTTATCAGAAGTCCACCGAACTGCTGATTCGTAAACTACCTTTCCAGCGCCTAGTGCGCGAGATTGCGCAGGACTTTAAAACAGACCTGCGCTTCCAGAGCTCTGCTGTGATGGCTCTGCAGGAGGCGTGCGAGGCCTACTTAGTTGGGCTGTTTGAGGACACTAACCTGTGCGCCATCCACGCCAAGCGTGTCACTATCATGCCCAAGGACATCCAGCTCGCTCGCCGCATCCGCGGAGAGCGGGCATGA
- the H1-1 gene encoding histone H1.1: MSETAPPAPAASAAPEKPSASRKAKKPAKVAVATKKKPAGPSVSELIVQAASSSKERGGVSLAALKKALAAAGYDVEKNNSRIKLGIKSLVSKGTLVQTKGTGASGSFKLNKKASSVETKPGASRVAAKTKATGASKKPKKATGVSKKNVKTPKNAKKSAATRKSSKSPKKPKAVKPKKVAKSPAKTKAIKPKAAKAKVTKPKTAKPKKAAPKKK; encoded by the coding sequence ATGTCCGAAACGGCGCCTCCCGCTCCCGCCGCTTCTGCTGCTCCTGAGAAACCTTCAGCTAGCAGGAAGGCAAAGAAACCTGCTAAGGTTGCGGTGGCCACTAAGAAAAAGCCTGCTGGCCCTTCCGTGTCAGAGCTGATCGTGCAGGCTGCTTCCTCCTCCAAGGAGCGTGGTGGTGTGTCGTTGGCTGCCCTTAAAAAGGCGCTGGCGGCCGCAGGCTACGATGTGGAGAAGAACAACAGCCGCATTAAGCTGGGTATTAAGAGCCTGGTAAGCAAGGGAACGTTGGTGCAGACGAAGGGCACCGGCGCCTCGGGTTCCTTCAAACTCAACAAGAAGGCATCCTCCGTGGAAACCAAGCCTGGCGCTTCAAGGGTGGCTGCAAAAACCAAGGCAACGGGTGCGTCTAAAAAGCCCAAAAAGGCCACGGGGGTTAGCAAAAAGAACGTCAAGACTCCAAAAAATGCTAAAAAGTCTGCGGCAACAAGGAAATCCTCTAAGAGTCCCAAAAAACCCAAAGCTGTAAAACCCAAGAAAGTAGCTAAAAGCCCTGCTAAAACTAAGGCCATAAAACCTAAGGCGGCCAAGGCTAAGGTGACGAAGCCAAAGACTGCCAAACCCAAGAAAGCGGCACCCAAGAAAAAGTAA